In Streptomyces sp. NBC_01707, a genomic segment contains:
- a CDS encoding sensor histidine kinase has translation MGTGRTGRSTAAVTTAEQGWEQFFRYGPYGLLGLATVVSAMSADLIMSRTGTYVAGALVPVALMLQLWWSRIRHRPAGRSWASVYFVVRTVLAFVLTWTNPFFSMFALLGYFDAARLLSRRTARVGMLATAVTMAGSQCGSGFPPDTLMNWTAFGILLALHSTLVLVFAQLDTRQAEQARTQLHTIDELESANARLEQALAENAGLHAQLLVQAREAGVADERSRLAAEIHDTIAQGLTGIIAQLQVVTSTAESDPALARVHLDRAAALARHSLGEARRSVSNLVPAALAHDDLPEALGKTVASWAERTGVRAECTVTGTAEPLHDEVGATLLRIAEEALANVGRHSRATRVGVTLSFMGDEVTLDVRDDGCGFDPVALPPYRGSDGFGLGGMRARAERMAGTVVVESEPGNGAAVCARVPLVPQR, from the coding sequence ATGGGAACGGGGCGCACCGGCCGGAGCACCGCAGCGGTCACGACGGCCGAGCAGGGGTGGGAACAGTTCTTCCGGTACGGGCCGTACGGTCTGCTCGGGCTGGCCACCGTCGTCTCGGCGATGTCCGCCGACCTCATCATGAGCCGTACCGGGACGTACGTGGCCGGGGCGCTGGTCCCGGTGGCGCTGATGCTCCAGCTCTGGTGGAGCCGGATCCGGCACCGGCCCGCCGGGCGGTCGTGGGCGTCGGTCTACTTCGTGGTGCGCACCGTCCTCGCCTTCGTGCTGACCTGGACCAACCCGTTCTTCTCCATGTTCGCTCTCCTCGGCTACTTCGACGCGGCGCGCCTCCTCTCCAGGCGGACCGCACGCGTCGGGATGCTGGCCACCGCCGTCACCATGGCGGGCTCCCAGTGCGGCAGCGGTTTCCCACCGGACACACTGATGAACTGGACGGCCTTCGGCATCCTGCTGGCCCTGCACAGCACCCTCGTCCTCGTCTTCGCGCAGCTCGACACCCGGCAGGCCGAGCAGGCCCGTACCCAGCTCCACACCATCGACGAACTGGAGTCCGCCAACGCCCGTCTCGAACAGGCCCTGGCGGAGAACGCCGGCCTGCATGCCCAACTCCTCGTCCAGGCCCGCGAGGCGGGGGTCGCCGACGAGCGGAGCCGGCTCGCCGCGGAGATCCACGACACGATCGCCCAGGGGCTGACCGGCATCATCGCCCAGCTCCAGGTGGTCACCTCCACCGCCGAGTCCGATCCTGCGCTGGCCCGCGTACACCTCGACCGCGCCGCCGCGCTCGCCCGCCACAGCCTCGGCGAGGCACGCCGGTCCGTGAGCAATCTGGTCCCCGCCGCACTGGCCCACGACGACCTCCCCGAGGCGCTCGGGAAGACCGTCGCGAGCTGGGCGGAACGTACGGGTGTACGCGCCGAGTGCACGGTCACCGGCACCGCCGAGCCGCTGCACGACGAGGTCGGCGCCACCCTGCTCCGGATCGCGGAGGAAGCCCTCGCCAACGTCGGTCGTCACTCCAGGGCCACCCGGGTCGGCGTCACGCTCTCTTTCATGGGCGACGAAGTCACCCTGGACGTACGGGACGACGGTTGCGGCTTCGACCCGGTCGCCCTGCCGCCGTACCGGGGCTCGGACGGTTTCGGCCTCGGCGGCATGCGGGCCCGCGCCGAACGCATGGCGGGAACCGTCGTGGTGGAGTCGGAACCGGGCAACGGAGCGGCGGTCTGCGCCCGCGTGCCCCTGGTTCCTCAGCGATGA
- a CDS encoding ABC transporter ATP-binding protein, protein MAIIEVNGVRKAYAGRPAVDGVTFAVDEGEIFGILGPNGAGKTTTVECVEGLRVPDAGTVRVAGLDPVADHGPVTRLLGAQLQESELQAKLTVREALELHSAFHPNPADWRALAERLGLHTKLTTRFAKLSGGQKQRLSIALALVGNPRVVVLDELTTGLDPRARRDTWRLIEEVRDSGVTVLLVTHFMEEAQRLCDRVAVIDKGKVVALDTPSGLISRAGSTTAISFTPSQPLATGDLAELPGAASAEQKGGRIVINGTDETVNAVISLLARHRITAHQLRVSEATLDDAFLDLTETEPEPEADKETAV, encoded by the coding sequence ATGGCCATCATCGAAGTGAACGGGGTGCGCAAGGCCTACGCCGGGCGCCCCGCGGTGGACGGAGTGACCTTCGCCGTCGACGAGGGGGAGATCTTCGGGATCCTCGGCCCCAACGGCGCGGGCAAGACCACGACCGTCGAATGCGTGGAAGGACTACGCGTCCCCGACGCAGGCACGGTCCGGGTCGCCGGACTCGACCCCGTCGCCGACCACGGGCCGGTGACCCGACTGCTGGGAGCCCAGCTCCAGGAGAGCGAGCTGCAGGCCAAGCTCACCGTGCGCGAGGCGCTGGAGCTGCACAGCGCCTTCCATCCGAACCCCGCCGACTGGCGGGCCCTGGCCGAACGGCTCGGTCTCCACACGAAGCTCACCACCCGGTTCGCCAAGCTGTCGGGCGGTCAGAAGCAGCGACTGTCCATCGCCCTCGCGCTGGTCGGCAACCCGCGGGTCGTGGTGCTCGACGAGCTCACCACCGGACTCGACCCACGGGCCCGTCGCGACACCTGGCGACTGATCGAGGAGGTACGGGACAGCGGCGTGACCGTCCTTCTCGTGACCCACTTCATGGAGGAGGCCCAGCGGCTCTGCGACCGGGTCGCCGTGATCGACAAGGGGAAGGTCGTCGCCCTCGACACCCCGTCCGGCCTGATCAGCAGAGCCGGTAGCACCACCGCCATCTCCTTCACCCCCTCGCAGCCCCTCGCCACCGGCGATCTTGCGGAACTCCCCGGAGCGGCGTCGGCCGAGCAGAAGGGGGGCCGGATCGTCATCAACGGCACCGACGAGACCGTCAACGCGGTGATCTCGCTGCTGGCCCGGCACCGCATCACCGCACACCAACTGCGCGTCAGCGAAGCGACCTTGGACGATGCCTTCCTCGACCTCACCGAGACAGAGCCAGAACCCGAAGCGGACAAGGAAACGGCGGTCTGA
- a CDS encoding Ig-like domain-containing protein — protein MNHNAKRAGASPATVLTWAGLLAVLAVLTGCTDSEPFISGKPGSSPYAIRITPQDGARDIRPDARVEVKVSDGRLEHVKVTQIEVAEQPVDADRSKDAGQREMRGLISQDGLSWTPRGASGRLRLAARYSVDVVALDGAGRRSARHSTFTTTVPQHRFTSRFEPDERSTVGTGMIVSFRFDRVIKNRAAVQRAIRVTAEPAVEVVGHWFGGARLDFRPAAYWKPGTEVTVAVALHDVEGAPGVFGTQRKTVTFVVGRSQVSRVDVADHTMEVRRDGRLLSKVPITAGARATSTYNGKMVVTEMQKVTRMDGRTVGFGGEYDIKDVPHAVRITDSGTFVHGNYWAGGGVFGSANVSHGCVGLQDVKGGGGNTPAGWFFDRTIVGDVVEVVNSEDKKVAPDNGLGGWNLNWIQWKAGSALR, from the coding sequence GTGAACCACAACGCGAAGAGGGCAGGAGCGAGCCCGGCCACCGTTCTGACATGGGCAGGACTGCTCGCCGTACTGGCCGTACTGACAGGTTGCACCGACTCGGAACCATTCATCAGCGGGAAGCCGGGATCGTCGCCGTACGCGATCAGGATCACCCCGCAGGACGGGGCCAGGGACATCAGGCCGGACGCCCGGGTCGAGGTGAAGGTGTCCGACGGGCGGCTGGAGCACGTCAAGGTGACGCAGATCGAGGTCGCGGAGCAGCCCGTGGACGCAGATCGGAGCAAGGACGCAGGACAGCGCGAGATGCGGGGGCTGATCTCGCAGGACGGCCTCTCCTGGACCCCGCGCGGCGCCTCGGGCAGGCTCCGCCTGGCCGCCAGGTACAGCGTCGACGTCGTGGCCCTGGACGGTGCGGGGCGCCGCTCGGCCCGGCACTCCACCTTCACCACCACGGTCCCCCAGCACCGATTCACCAGTCGCTTCGAGCCGGACGAGCGGTCGACCGTCGGCACCGGCATGATCGTTTCCTTCCGCTTCGACCGCGTCATCAAGAACCGTGCGGCGGTGCAGCGGGCGATCCGGGTCACCGCCGAGCCTGCGGTCGAGGTGGTGGGGCACTGGTTCGGCGGCGCCCGGCTGGACTTCCGGCCGGCCGCCTACTGGAAGCCGGGCACCGAGGTCACTGTCGCGGTGGCGCTGCACGATGTGGAGGGCGCACCCGGTGTGTTCGGCACCCAGCGGAAGACGGTCACCTTCGTGGTGGGCCGCTCGCAGGTGTCCAGGGTGGACGTGGCCGACCACACCATGGAGGTGCGCCGCGACGGCCGGCTGCTGTCCAAGGTCCCGATCACGGCGGGCGCCCGGGCCACGAGCACGTACAACGGGAAGATGGTGGTCACCGAGATGCAGAAGGTGACCCGGATGGACGGCCGGACCGTCGGCTTCGGCGGTGAGTACGACATCAAGGACGTTCCGCATGCCGTGCGGATCACCGACTCCGGCACTTTCGTGCACGGCAACTACTGGGCGGGCGGTGGCGTCTTCGGTTCGGCGAACGTCAGCCACGGCTGTGTCGGGCTGCAGGATGTGAAGGGCGGCGGCGGGAACACCCCGGCGGGTTGGTTCTTCGACCGGACGATCGTCGGGGACGTGGTCGAGGTCGTCAACTCCGAGGACAAGAAGGTCGCTCCGGACAACGGTCTGGGCGGCTGGAATCTGAACTGGATCCAGTGGAAGGCGGGCTCCGCGCTCCGCTGA
- a CDS encoding ABC transporter permease, protein MPTTSLTSTSPASGSPSAAVLRCETRLFLREPGSLFWILVFPTVLMTILGLVPSFRHPDDALGGRRVIDLYVPVAVLLAMIMAGLQAMPPVLTGYRERGILRRMSTTPVRPSALLTAQIALHGAAALGSAVLVVAVGRIAFDVRLPGQPVGYLLALLLATASVLSLGAVVSALSATTKVSAAVGSVVYLAMMFTAGVWVPVQAMPGTLRRIVQCTPFGAASQALDRAASGGWPSWTHLGVMALWTALLAAAATRWFRWE, encoded by the coding sequence ATGCCCACCACCTCCCTCACATCGACCTCTCCGGCCTCCGGCAGCCCCTCTGCCGCCGTCCTCAGGTGCGAGACCCGGCTCTTCCTCCGCGAGCCCGGCAGTCTCTTCTGGATCCTCGTGTTTCCCACCGTCCTGATGACGATCCTCGGGCTGGTCCCGTCCTTCCGTCATCCCGACGACGCCCTCGGCGGCCGCCGCGTCATCGACCTGTACGTGCCGGTGGCCGTACTGCTCGCCATGATCATGGCCGGGCTGCAGGCCATGCCGCCCGTCCTCACGGGCTATCGCGAACGAGGCATCCTGCGCCGTATGTCGACCACTCCGGTGCGGCCGTCCGCCCTGCTCACCGCGCAGATCGCGCTCCACGGCGCCGCCGCGCTGGGCTCGGCCGTGCTGGTCGTCGCCGTCGGCCGCATCGCCTTCGACGTGCGGCTGCCCGGTCAGCCCGTCGGCTATCTGCTGGCCCTGCTCCTGGCGACCGCGAGCGTTCTCTCCCTCGGGGCCGTGGTCAGCGCACTCTCCGCCACCACCAAGGTCTCCGCCGCGGTCGGCTCGGTCGTCTACCTCGCGATGATGTTCACGGCGGGGGTCTGGGTACCCGTCCAGGCGATGCCGGGCACCCTCCGCCGGATCGTCCAGTGCACCCCGTTCGGCGCGGCCTCCCAAGCACTGGACAGAGCGGCCTCCGGCGGCTGGCCGAGCTGGACGCATCTGGGGGTGATGGCCCTGTGGACCGCCCTGCTGGCTGCAGCGGCGACCCGTTGGTTCCGGTGGGAGTGA
- a CDS encoding Ig-like domain-containing protein: MNGQPISGTSVRTNGGRRGRGATGLLALVLGALLLLVTACGGGDTDAGSKGKNTGGSKSEDTTASQAVVTVAPKDGADSVATSGALKISADQGKLTTVKVADPKGAEVEGKIAADGTSWEPEQHLAAATKYSVHAVAKDSKGRQSAKDTTFTTLVPKNTFIGQYTPEDGSTVGVGMPVSIHFTRGITDPDAVEKAIEVTAEPSVPVEGHWFGNDRLDFRPENYWAAGTKVTVKLNLDGVEGRPGVYGKQAKTIAFTIGRSQVSTVDASTHRMKVVRDGKEIRNIPISAGAPATTTYNGQMVISEKLKVTRMNGDTVGFGGEYDIKDVPNAMRLSTSGTFIHGNYWGGPGVFGSTNTSHGCVGLQDVRGGWSKTTPAAWFFNHSLIGDVVVVKKSQDKTIQPDNGLNGWNMSWAEWTK, encoded by the coding sequence TTGAACGGGCAGCCGATATCGGGGACATCGGTCAGGACGAACGGCGGGCGGCGTGGTCGGGGGGCCACCGGACTGCTGGCTCTGGTGCTGGGGGCGCTGCTGCTGCTGGTGACGGCATGCGGCGGGGGGGACACCGACGCCGGGAGCAAGGGCAAGAACACCGGCGGGAGCAAGAGTGAGGACACGACCGCCTCGCAGGCGGTGGTGACCGTCGCACCGAAGGACGGTGCCGACTCCGTCGCCACCAGCGGGGCGCTGAAGATCTCCGCCGATCAGGGCAAGCTGACCACGGTCAAGGTGGCCGACCCGAAGGGCGCCGAGGTCGAGGGCAAGATCGCGGCGGACGGTACGAGCTGGGAGCCCGAGCAGCACCTGGCCGCGGCGACGAAGTACAGCGTCCACGCGGTCGCCAAGGACTCCAAGGGCCGTCAGTCGGCGAAGGACACCACTTTCACCACCCTGGTCCCGAAGAACACCTTCATCGGGCAGTACACGCCGGAGGACGGCTCCACGGTGGGCGTCGGCATGCCGGTCTCGATCCACTTCACACGTGGCATCACCGACCCGGACGCCGTCGAGAAGGCGATCGAGGTGACGGCGGAGCCCTCCGTTCCTGTCGAGGGCCACTGGTTCGGCAACGACCGTCTCGACTTCCGCCCCGAGAACTACTGGGCGGCGGGCACCAAGGTGACCGTGAAGCTCAACCTCGACGGGGTCGAGGGACGCCCGGGGGTCTACGGCAAGCAGGCCAAGACGATCGCGTTCACCATCGGCCGCAGCCAGGTCAGCACCGTCGACGCGAGCACGCACCGCATGAAGGTCGTCCGCGACGGCAAGGAGATCAGGAACATCCCGATCTCCGCGGGCGCCCCGGCGACCACCACGTACAACGGACAGATGGTCATCAGCGAGAAGCTCAAGGTGACCCGGATGAACGGTGACACCGTCGGCTTCGGCGGCGAGTACGACATCAAGGACGTGCCGAACGCGATGCGGCTGTCCACGTCGGGCACGTTCATCCACGGCAACTACTGGGGCGGGCCCGGCGTGTTCGGCTCGACCAACACCAGTCACGGCTGCGTCGGTCTGCAGGACGTACGCGGTGGCTGGAGCAAGACGACCCCGGCGGCGTGGTTCTTCAACCACTCGCTCATCGGCGACGTCGTCGTCGTGAAGAAGTCCCAGGACAAGACGATCCAGCCGGACAACGGTCTCAACGGCTGGAACATGAGCTGGGCGGAGTGGACCAAGTAG
- a CDS encoding response regulator transcription factor, with translation MADGTARTITLIVVDDHPVVRDGLRGMFESAPGFAVLGEAADGVEGVDLAARLDPDVVLMDLRMPGGGGVAAIAELTRRGARSKVLVLTTYDTDSDTLQAIEAGATGYLLKDAPRDELFTAVRAAADGRTVLSPAVASRLVSRVRMPVGAADQSLSARERQVLELVAKGTSNREIAAELFISEATVKTHLTHIFGKLGAKDRAAAVAVAYDRGILG, from the coding sequence ATGGCTGACGGAACCGCACGGACCATCACCCTCATCGTCGTCGACGACCACCCCGTCGTACGGGACGGTCTGCGCGGCATGTTCGAGTCGGCCCCGGGCTTCGCGGTCCTCGGCGAGGCCGCCGACGGCGTCGAGGGAGTCGATCTCGCCGCCCGCCTGGATCCCGATGTCGTCCTGATGGACCTGCGGATGCCGGGCGGTGGCGGAGTCGCGGCAATCGCCGAACTCACCCGGCGCGGTGCCCGCTCCAAGGTGCTCGTCCTCACCACGTACGACACCGACTCCGACACCCTTCAGGCGATCGAGGCGGGAGCCACCGGATACCTGCTCAAGGACGCGCCCCGCGACGAGCTGTTCACCGCGGTCCGCGCCGCCGCCGACGGCCGCACCGTGCTGTCGCCCGCGGTCGCCTCCCGGCTGGTCAGCCGGGTGCGCATGCCCGTGGGCGCCGCCGACCAGTCGCTGTCCGCACGCGAGCGCCAGGTGCTCGAACTCGTCGCCAAGGGCACCTCCAACCGGGAGATCGCCGCCGAACTGTTCATCAGCGAGGCAACGGTGAAGACCCACCTCACGCACATCTTCGGCAAGCTGGGCGCCAAGGACCGTGCCGCGGCCGTCGCGGTCGCCTACGACCGCGGCATCCTCGGCTGA
- a CDS encoding enoyl-CoA hydratase/isomerase family protein → MTVTLEASDGVGTIRLDRPPMNALDVATQDRLRELAEEATRRDDVRAVVLYGGEKVFAAGADIKEMQAMDHTAMVVRSKALQDSFTAVARIPKPVVAAVTGYALGGGCELALCADFRIAADNAKLGQPEIMLGLIPGAGGTQRLARLVGPSKAKDLIFTGRHVKAEEALTIGLVDRVVPAAEVYEQAHAWAARLAKGPALALRAAKESIDAGLETDIDTGLTIERNWFAGLFATEDRERGMRSFVEEGPGKAKFL, encoded by the coding sequence ATGACCGTAACCCTCGAAGCAAGCGACGGCGTCGGCACGATCCGGCTGGACCGTCCGCCCATGAACGCCCTGGACGTCGCCACCCAGGACCGGCTGCGTGAACTCGCCGAGGAGGCGACCCGGCGCGACGATGTGCGCGCCGTCGTCCTCTACGGCGGCGAGAAGGTGTTCGCGGCGGGCGCGGACATCAAGGAGATGCAGGCGATGGACCACACGGCGATGGTCGTACGGTCCAAGGCGCTGCAGGACTCCTTCACCGCGGTGGCCCGGATCCCCAAGCCGGTCGTCGCCGCGGTCACCGGCTATGCGCTCGGTGGTGGCTGCGAACTGGCGCTCTGCGCCGACTTCCGGATCGCCGCCGACAACGCCAAGCTGGGCCAGCCCGAGATCATGCTCGGTCTGATCCCCGGCGCGGGCGGCACCCAGCGGCTGGCCCGGCTGGTCGGCCCGTCCAAGGCCAAGGACCTGATCTTCACCGGCCGCCATGTGAAGGCCGAGGAGGCCCTGACGATCGGTCTGGTGGACCGGGTGGTGCCGGCGGCCGAGGTGTACGAGCAGGCGCATGCCTGGGCGGCGCGGCTGGCCAAGGGACCCGCCCTGGCGCTGCGCGCCGCGAAGGAGTCCATCGACGCGGGGCTGGAGACCGACATCGACACCGGGCTCACGATCGAGCGGAACTGGTTCGCCGGTCTGTTCGCCACGGAGGACCGTGAGCGCGGTATGCGCAGCTTTGTCGAAGAGGGGCCGGGCAAGGCCAAGTTCCTCTGA
- a CDS encoding ATP-binding protein codes for MMVCMAGLEGVEQPRQRGGATAARWMSAVEDEQAFKALELFGNPTEGEVRLPSRPESAATARRLTSCVVLRQWALSPQTAEHAVLLVSELVGNAVRHTGARIFGLRMLRRRGWIRIEVRDPSRGLPCLMPVQEMDISGRGLFLVDKLSDRWGVDLLPRGKTTWFEMRISDR; via the coding sequence ATGATGGTGTGCATGGCGGGCCTGGAGGGTGTGGAACAGCCGCGACAGCGCGGCGGTGCGACTGCGGCACGCTGGATGTCGGCTGTCGAGGACGAACAGGCGTTCAAGGCGCTGGAGTTGTTCGGAAATCCGACGGAGGGCGAGGTCCGGCTGCCGTCCCGTCCGGAGTCCGCGGCGACCGCTCGCCGGCTCACCTCGTGCGTGGTGCTTCGGCAGTGGGCGCTTTCCCCGCAGACCGCCGAGCATGCCGTTCTGCTCGTTTCGGAACTCGTCGGCAACGCGGTACGGCACACCGGCGCCCGCATCTTCGGGCTCCGGATGCTGCGCCGCCGCGGCTGGATCAGGATCGAGGTGCGCGACCCCTCGCGCGGACTGCCGTGCCTCATGCCGGTCCAGGAGATGGACATCAGCGGCCGCGGTCTCTTCCTCGTCGACAAGCTCTCCGACCGGTGGGGGGTGGATCTGCTGCCGCGCGGCAAGACCACCTGGTTCGAGATGCGGATCTCCGACCGCTGA
- the glgX gene encoding glycogen debranching protein GlgX produces the protein MSSAAEQETVPGSVREAVERTAEEAGTGPASGPVPSGGQRQPAVWPGAPMPLGARFRVGPDGVAGTNFALWAAGAEAVELCLFDEEGGETRLPLTELTHEVWHGFVPGVRPGQRYGYRVHGRWDPWTGARWNAAKLLLDPYARAVDGSFTLPAEVYGHVRDWPQQHVADTVRDERDSAPFVPKGVVVHDDDDWAEDRRPKTPWADSVIYELHVRGFTKLHPGIPEELRGTYAGLAHPAAIGHLRRLGVTAVELLPVHQFAHEDHLLRRGLHNYWGYNSIGYFAPHADYSASGTGGQQVGEFKRMVRALHDAGIEVILDVVYNHTAEASELGPMLSLRGIDNRGYYRLQSDARRYADYTGCGNTLHVVQPHVLRLITDSLRYWVTEMGVDGFRFDLAAALARSMHDVDMLSPFLAVIAQDPVLRRVKLIAEPWDVGNGGYQVGAFPPLWTEWNDRYRDAVRDFWRGALPDVRDLGYRLTGSSDLYAWGGRRPYASVNFITAHDGFTLRDLVSYEQKHNEANGEGNRDGTSDNRAWNCGAEGSTDDPGINALRRRQLRNLITTLLLSTGVPMLVAGDEMGRTQGGNNNAYCQDNEVSWLDWSLLDQPQWRELTELTARLLTLRHTHPVLRRRAFFSGRAQAADGLRDLAWFTRQGKEMTETDWYAPAATVGLYLSGRDIPGRDARGEQVTDDSFLAILHAADRPIGFRLPGPPWAQAYELVLDTSREDQSTAPATVHRGNEVLTVPARAVLLLRVRE, from the coding sequence GTGTCGAGCGCAGCCGAGCAGGAGACAGTGCCAGGGTCGGTCAGGGAGGCGGTGGAGCGGACAGCGGAAGAGGCGGGGACCGGCCCGGCGAGCGGGCCGGTCCCCTCCGGCGGGCAGCGGCAGCCGGCCGTGTGGCCCGGTGCGCCGATGCCGCTCGGGGCCCGCTTCCGGGTGGGGCCCGACGGGGTGGCGGGCACCAACTTCGCGCTCTGGGCGGCCGGCGCCGAGGCTGTCGAGCTCTGCCTCTTCGACGAGGAGGGGGGCGAGACGCGCCTTCCGCTGACCGAGCTGACCCATGAGGTCTGGCACGGCTTCGTGCCGGGCGTGCGGCCGGGTCAGCGGTACGGCTACCGGGTGCACGGCCGCTGGGACCCGTGGACGGGCGCCCGGTGGAATGCGGCGAAGCTGCTCCTCGATCCGTACGCACGGGCCGTGGACGGCTCGTTCACCCTGCCGGCCGAGGTGTACGGCCATGTGAGGGACTGGCCGCAGCAGCACGTCGCCGACACCGTGCGCGACGAACGGGACTCCGCTCCGTTCGTGCCCAAGGGTGTCGTCGTCCACGACGACGACGACTGGGCCGAGGACCGGCGGCCCAAGACCCCCTGGGCGGACTCCGTCATCTACGAGCTGCATGTGCGCGGATTCACCAAACTGCACCCGGGGATCCCCGAGGAGCTGCGCGGCACGTACGCCGGTCTCGCTCATCCGGCGGCCATCGGCCATCTGCGGCGGCTCGGGGTGACGGCGGTGGAACTGCTGCCGGTCCATCAGTTCGCCCATGAGGACCATCTGCTCCGGCGCGGGCTGCACAACTACTGGGGCTACAACTCGATCGGCTACTTCGCCCCGCACGCGGACTACTCGGCGAGCGGTACGGGAGGCCAGCAGGTCGGCGAGTTCAAACGGATGGTGCGGGCGCTGCACGACGCCGGGATCGAGGTGATCCTCGACGTGGTCTACAACCACACGGCGGAGGCGAGCGAGCTGGGGCCGATGCTGTCGCTGCGCGGCATCGACAACCGCGGCTACTACCGGCTCCAGTCCGACGCCCGCAGATACGCCGACTACACCGGGTGCGGCAACACCCTGCACGTGGTGCAGCCCCACGTGCTGCGGCTGATCACGGACTCGCTGCGGTACTGGGTCACGGAGATGGGCGTCGACGGCTTCCGCTTCGATCTGGCGGCGGCGCTGGCCCGCTCGATGCACGACGTCGACATGCTGTCCCCGTTCCTCGCGGTGATCGCCCAGGACCCGGTGCTGCGCCGGGTGAAGCTGATCGCCGAGCCGTGGGACGTCGGCAACGGCGGCTACCAGGTGGGTGCGTTCCCGCCGCTGTGGACCGAGTGGAACGACCGCTACCGGGACGCCGTGCGGGACTTCTGGCGCGGCGCCCTGCCCGACGTGCGGGATCTGGGCTACCGGCTGACCGGATCCAGCGATCTCTACGCATGGGGCGGCCGGCGGCCGTACGCCTCGGTCAACTTCATCACCGCGCACGACGGTTTCACCCTGCGCGATCTGGTCAGTTACGAACAGAAGCACAACGAGGCCAACGGAGAGGGCAACCGGGACGGCACGTCGGACAACCGGGCCTGGAACTGCGGCGCCGAGGGCAGCACCGACGACCCCGGCATCAACGCGCTGCGCCGCCGCCAGCTGCGCAATCTGATCACCACACTGCTGCTGTCGACCGGGGTGCCGATGCTGGTCGCGGGCGACGAGATGGGCCGGACTCAGGGCGGCAACAACAACGCGTACTGCCAGGACAACGAGGTGAGCTGGCTGGACTGGTCCCTGCTCGACCAGCCCCAGTGGCGGGAACTGACCGAGCTGACGGCCCGGCTGCTCACGCTGCGCCACACTCATCCGGTGCTGCGCCGCCGGGCGTTCTTCTCCGGCCGGGCGCAGGCCGCGGACGGGCTGCGGGATCTGGCGTGGTTCACCCGGCAGGGCAAGGAGATGACGGAGACGGACTGGTACGCACCGGCCGCGACGGTCGGTCTCTATCTCTCCGGGCGCGACATCCCCGGCCGGGACGCGCGCGGCGAGCAGGTCACCGACGACAGCTTCCTGGCGATCCTGCACGCTGCCGACCGCCCGATCGGATTCCGGCTGCCCGGGCCGCCGTGGGCGCAGGCGTACGAACTGGTGCTGGACACCTCGCGGGAGGACCAGTCGACCGCGCCGGCGACGGTGCACCGGGGCAACGAGGTACTGACGGTACCGGCGAGGGCGGTGCTGCTGCTGCGCGTCAGGGAGTGA